In the genome of Populus trichocarpa isolate Nisqually-1 chromosome 6, P.trichocarpa_v4.1, whole genome shotgun sequence, one region contains:
- the LOC7484647 gene encoding WD repeat-containing protein VIP3 produces MKLAGLKSIENAHDESVWAATWIPATETRPALLMTGSLDETVKLWKPDELTLERTNTGHCLGVVSVAAHPSGSIAASASLDSFVRVFDVDSNASIATLEAPPSEVWQMKFDPKGTTLAVAGGGSASVQLWDTEKWKLIATLSIPRQEGPKPTDKNSSKKFVLSVAWSPDGKRVACGSMDGTISVFDVARAKFLHHLEGHFMPVRSLVYSPADPRVLFSASDDAHVHMYDAEGKSMIAALSGHASWVLSVDASPDGAAIATGSSDKTVRLWDLGMRAAVQTMSNHVDQVWGVTFRPPGGPGPRAGRLASVSDDKSLSLYDYS; encoded by the exons atgaaactAGCAGGTCTAAAATCAATAGAGAATGCTCACGACGAGTCGGTATGGGCAGCCACATGGATCCCGGCCACCGAGACCCGTCCCGCTCTTCTAATGACTGGCTCACTCGACGAGACAGTTAAGCTTTGGAAGCCTGACGAGCTCACCCTGGAGCGCACCAACACTGGTCACTGCCTCGGCGTCGTTTCGGTTGCAGCGCATCCTTCCGGGTCCATCGCCGCGTCGGCATCTCTCGATAGCTTCGTTCGAGTGTTCGATGTGGACTCCAACGCCAGCATTGCTACTCTTGAAGCTCCTCCTTCTGAAGTTTGGCAAATGAAGTTCGATCCCAAg GGTACCACTCTAGCAGTTGCTGGTGGTGGTAGTGCATCAGTCCAGCTCTGGGATACAGAAAAATGGAAGTTGATTGCTACCCTGTCGATTCCCCGTCAAGAAGGACCCAAGCCCACCGATAAGAATAGCAGCAAAAAGTTTGTACTATCAGTGGCATGGAGTCCTGATGGGAAACGGGTTGCATGTGGCTCCATGGATGGCACTATTTCTGTTTTTGACGTAGCTCGAGCCAAATTCTTACACCATCTAGAAGGCCACTTCATGCCTGTGCGGTCTCTTGTGTATTCCCCTGCTGATCCACGGGTGCTCTTTTCTGCATCGGATGATGCCCATGTGCACATGTATGATGCTGAGGGGAAGAGTATGATAGCAGCCTTGTCAGGTCATGCAAGCTGGGTATTAAGTGTTGATGCAAGCCCGGATGGAGCAGCTATTGCAACAGGCTCAAGTGACAAAACTGTAAGGCTATGGGATCTCGGCATGCGGGCTGCTGTGCAAACAATGAGCAACCATGTAGATCAAGTTTGGGGAGTGACATTTCGACCACCAGGCGGTCCTGGTCCCCGTGCAGGCCGGCTTGCAAGTGTGTCAGATGACAAAAGCTTATCACTTTATGATTATTCCTGA
- the LOC7484648 gene encoding formin-like protein 14, protein MPRRGSPSPLLNLPLLIVILPIIALILLFFALPSLLSLTSHKIRPITNTTVIKSSWDSLYIFLVLFTILCGIFARRNDDESTTNEDNPSNHDKSKPHSVSNAPWFADDFSDPKIYANTNNSTPLGGTATAATGDRLKMNSRSYPDLMQDSFWETPDDRFRFFDDFEINKYRSPIHHRRHRNGVFEESCVKDIPVDTFVSCSSSKLQSPPPLKTSAPPPPPPPPPPPTTTKSNHKQKRTYRTLPSEIEKANENDLESTKIKTSPPTPPPPPPRHATPAPPKKMHGKSERKRTNATKEIKMVLASLYRKKTKKQKTQVLPKNDTLRSPSEPPSSTRPPPPPPPPPPPPPPPPPPSVFHFLFRKNSKSKRIHSFSPPPAPPPPPTTKRLARHKSQVPLPPPEPPRRRRSSTTGQPPLPTGVNNLYVDNVNNGGQSPLVAMPPLPPPPPCQMPGFQFVPRGDLVEKRSAQGSRCSSPDSEEVDKESSRQTVNKTDGKDGIGGPSFCPSPDVNMKADTFIARLRDGWRLEKINSLREKGSGDHGPGTDPTKI, encoded by the coding sequence ATGCCTCGCCGTGGCTCCCCATCTCCTCTCCTCAACCTACCACTTCTCATCGTGATCTTACCCATAATTGCATTAATTCTCTTGTTCTTTGCTCTCCCTTCTCTGCTCTCCCTCACCTCTCACAAAATTCGACCGATCACTAATACTACTGTTATCAAGAGCAGCTGGGACTCACTCTATATTTTTCTAGTCTTGTTTACAATTCTCTGTGGCATCTTTGCTAGAAGAAACGACGACGAGTCAACCACTAATGAAGACAATCCCAGCAACCACGACAAATCGAAACCACACTCCGTTTCAAATGCTCCATGGTTTGCTGATGACTTCTCTGACCCAAAGATCTATGCTAATACCAACAATAGTACACCACTTGGTGGCACAGCGACAGCCGCCACAGGCGACAGGTTAAAGATGAACAGTAGATCCTACCCTGATTTAATGCAAGACTCCTTTTGGGAAACTCCTGATGATCGATTTCGgttctttgatgattttgaaataaacaAGTACCGCTCACCAATCCACCATCGGAGACATCGGAATGGAGTGTTCGAAGAATCTTGTGTTAAGGATATTCCTGTTGATACTTTTGTAAGTTGCTCCTCATCAAAGTTACAATCGCCACCACCGCTGAAGACTTCTGcgcctccgcctcctcctccaccgCCTCCTCCGCCAACAACAACGAAGTCCAATCACAAACAGAAGCGAACATATAGAACACTTCCAAGCGAAATAGAGAAGGCAAATGAAAATGACCTTGAATccacaaaaatcaaaacttcgCCACCAACGccccctccaccaccaccacggCATGCAACCCCAGCGCCACCAAAGAAAATGCACGGCAAAAGTGAACGTAAAAGGACGAATGCAACTAAAGAGATAAAGATGGTTTTGGCTTCTTTATATAGGAAAAAAACGAAGAAACAGAAAACACAAGTTTTACCCAAAAACGATACGCTTCGCTCTCCAAGTGAACCGCCTTCCTCTACTAGACCTCCAccgcctcctcctccgcctcctcctcctccacctcctccaccgCCACCATCAGTGTTCcactttttatttagaaaaaatagcaAGAGTAAGAGAATTCATTCCTTTTCTCCACCACCagcccctcctcctcctccaacgaCAAAGAGGTTAGCTAGGCATAAGAGCCAAGTGCCTCTGCCCCCACCGGAACCCCCAAGGAGGCGAAGATCATCCACCACAGGCCAGCCACCGTTGCCGACAGGGGTGAATAATTTATATGTAGATAATGTGAATAACGGAGGACAATCCCCGCTCGTTGCAATGCCTCCTCTACCGCCTCCCCCGCCATGTCAGATGCCAGGTTTTCAATTTGTTCCCAGAGGGGATCTTGTTGAGAAACGAAGTGCACAGGGTTCACGGTGTAGCTCTCCAGATTCGGAGGAGGTTGACAAGGAATCAAGCAGACAGACAGTCAACAAAACGGACGGTAAGGATGGGATTGGTGGGCCCTCTTTTTGTCCCAGCCCTGATGTTAATATGAAAGCAGACACTTTTATTGCCAGGCTAAGAGATGGGTGGAGGCTGGAGAAGATAAATTCtttgagagagaaaggaagTGGGGACCATGGCCCAGGTACAGATCCaacaaaaatctga